AAGTGTTTCCATTGTGTTATCACCGTGTATAGCATAAAGAAAGAGTGTTAAAACAGTTTTGCAATGCTATCTTTGTTTTTCTGCCACGTAGTAGTATTCACCTATTTTGCGCTGGTATCTGTCGGTTCTCGAACCTTCCTTGTTTACTCTCGGTCTTTTCGTCTTTGGATCTCTTCGAAAAGTGACTTCCATTTTTTTCAGAAAAGTATTCATGCCTTTCCTAAGGGTTGTTGGAGGATTAGCAACTCCTTTTACACCTGGCTCTCCATCGAAAACCATCAAACGGTCAGCGATGAAGTCTTGTGCAACCACATCGTGCTCTACAACAAAAGCGGTGGCGTTTTTGTTCTCGATAACTCTTCGAATAGTGCGAGTCATGTTTAAGCGTTCTTCGACGTCCAAATAAGCGCTCGGCTCGTCTAACAAGTAAAGTTGTGCTTCACGAGAGAGACATATTGCAATGGCGACTCGTTGAAGCTCACCGCCGCTCAGTTGATTTACGTTGTGATCTAAAAATCCCTTCACATTCAGAGGTTGCAAAATTTCGCTGTGATACCAGCTTGCCATAAAATCTTCTTTCTTAACACTTCTCAAGAGTTCTTCTACAGTGCCATCGTATTCTGCAGAGATGTACTGCGGTTTATAACTTACTGCCAGTTCGTAAGGTGTAGAAGTTGCTCCTTCATCTGGCTTCTCGATTCCAGCTAAAAGTTTTACGAAAGTTGTTTTTCCAATGCCGTTTGGACCCAAGATTCCAATGACTTCGCCTTTCTTAACCTCTCCCGGCTGCGCTTTCAGTGTGAAACCTTCATAAATTTTTCTCATTTCCTCCCATTTTAGGATCGTTTCGCCAATGTCCCAGCTTACAGTTGGAGGCTTAACATGGAAAATTATCGGCTCCTTTCTAAACCGGATGTTTTCATCTGAAATGAAACCTTCCAAGTAGATGTTTATGCCTACACGCACTCCGTGAACATGGGAAATGATGCCATAGACGCCAGGTTCTCCATAGAAGACGCAGATTTGATCTGACAAATAGTCAATTATAGCAAGATCGTGTTCAGCAACAATTACTGTTTTATTTTCTTCCTTCAAACCTCGTATTGCCCGCGCAACTTCCAGACGCTGCTTGACATCCAAATAACTTGAAGGCTCGTCGAAAAGATATATGTCAGCCTCTCTGCAGATAGTGGCAGCCACTGCGACTCGTTGAAGCTCGCCGCCACTTAAGATGTCTAAATTTCGATTCCATACCGGTCTAAGCTGTAGCTGTTTCGCAACTTTTTTCAATTTGTCTCTTTCATCAAGTTTCTCCAACAGCTCATAGGCTTTGCCAGAAACTACTTGTGGAATTTTGTCTACGTATT
This genomic interval from Candidatus Bathyarchaeota archaeon contains the following:
- a CDS encoding ribosome biogenesis/translation initiation ATPase RLI; translated protein: MVRIAVLDADRCKPKRCSRECYRFCPKVRSKIEAVVFEEGKPRVVEALCVGCGICVKKCPFKALTIVNLPDELEVECSHRFGPNTFKLFRLPTPSQGVVLGLLGQNGIGKSTAIKILSSEIKLNLGNYDNAPDWTDIIRHFRGSTLQEYFLKLSQNNLKAAHKPQYVDKIPQVVSGKAYELLEKLDERDKLKKVAKQLQLRPVWNRNLDILSGGELQRVAVAATICREADIYLFDEPSSYLDVKQRLEVARAIRGLKEENKTVIVAEHDLAIIDYLSDQICVFYGEPGVYGIISHVHGVRVGINIYLEGFISDENIRFRKEPIIFHVKPPTVSWDIGETILKWEEMRKIYEGFTLKAQPGEVKKGEVIGILGPNGIGKTTFVKLLAGIEKPDEGATSTPYELAVSYKPQYISAEYDGTVEELLRSVKKEDFMASWYHSEILQPLNVKGFLDHNVNQLSGGELQRVAIAICLSREAQLYLLDEPSAYLDVEERLNMTRTIRRVIENKNATAFVVEHDVVAQDFIADRLMVFDGEPGVKGVANPPTTLRKGMNTFLKKMEVTFRRDPKTKRPRVNKEGSRTDRYQRKIGEYYYVAEKQR